The nucleotide sequence aCAGGCCAaaagtggttggtgatgattagctgctttctgtGATGCAATGGTTTCATTGTTCCCCTGAAAAGATGAGTTTATGGGccaaagaatttttttaatatacataatattttattaactaaatggattgataaaaaaatgttgattttgtaTTCATTGGTAACCTATTTATTTTGGTTGTGTTTTGGTTGTTCTCTGTTTTGTAGTATTTAAAGTTGACAGAGGTTTAAATTTTAACAGCATAAGtcatttgaaattttcattaaaacgtTATATGTATAAACTTAATGTTTCCagtgttttgaaaaattaaatgcatattttgtgaataaaaaatcATAGTAgaagaaacaaattttaactgATATAAGGTAAACtatgaaaatgaaaagaaaattcactcAACTCTTCTTTACCGTATTTCAGTTCAAGCTTTATTCAGTTAagctgttattgttttgaattaagcacaaggctacacaattggctatctgtgctctgcccaacacggatatcaaaacccggtttttagcgttgtaagtccacagacataccactggagGGTGACATAATTTCAGTTAAGAGGTTTGAAGGAATATAtttccaattttgttttatttacctcCTACTTATTAAATACACCAAAAAGAAATAATGCATCAAATCATTTGAACTTCCTACCATTCATAAGGGatcttattattatatcttattatttttctcaaaacatttttctgtttaaagtaCTTTATGTTGTCCTTCCCAGTGGACAAAGTGTAgatattgtgtttaaaatatacctattgtaatattaaaaaagctCATTTTGTATCATGAAAAGCGTAATAGATAATTTCTGTATAGCAACACTTTAAACTGTATATAACCCTTATTTATTATCAGATGAAAACTTCAGTTTCAACTCTTGAACAAAGACATGTAGTGTTCATGTACACAATTTGATATTAGAAACTTTGAAATGATggtgtatcagttttgttttgttttgttttttaaatctgcaCAATGGGTTGGCTGGGTTGTGGCCACTACAGCAATAATCTCCGAATCTTGCTGTTAAAAGGCTCCTTttgtgacacagcagtatgtctggtAATTCTAGGGTTGAATATTTGACAGAAGCAGTACAACTAAGAAAAGCTTAGTGGATGAAAATTCTTTCTCtgttaagtttttaaaatcaaatattatttctagcCCGTAAAACCTTCCACTGACTGAAGTGagaatgaatttttaaaagttactccatatttctattaataattttgttgtttttttaaatttcgcgcaaagctagacatacgttatctgtgctagtcatccctaatttaacagtgtaggatggcctggcatggcctagcatgttaaggcgtgcgcttcgtaatctgagggtcgcgaactCGCGCCCGAGtagagccaaacatgctcgccctcccagccgtgggggcgttatattgtgacggtcaatcccactattcgttggtaaaaaaatagtagcccaagagttggcggtgggtggtgatgactagctgccttccctctagtcttacactgctaaattaggaacggctagcacagatagccatcgaatagctttatgcgaaatttcaaaacaaacaaacagtgtaggagaagagggaaggcagctagtcatcaccacccaccgccaactcctgggctactcttttaccaacgaataatgggattgacccttATATTagaacgccccaacggctgaaaggaagggaatgtttggtgtgattgggattctaacccgcgaccctcgtattacgagtcgaatacctcaACCACGATAAACGCAATAatagaaaatgaattttgttGCCAAAACTTTAAATTCAAGTGTGACACATGCTATAGAATTTTGCAATAAAGACTTGAACTTTCCTAATTTTAAGGGTCGTGAGCCTCACTattaaatttataagaaaaatgaaattcttaaCAATGAATTCCCTTAAAACCAAGACCATCAAAACAGAAAGGACTATAAAAGCATTCAACAAACACTTGGATGTTTACTTGACTTATAGTAGTCCGTTATCTTCGTTATTTGTCCTATCGTACGAAATTTCTTGTTTCAAAGACTTGAAACAGTTTCGTTGTTTACATATCACTTCAGCCGTAGTGTATGAGCTCAAAGGAACTCGGTAATTTTTACTAGGTTCAAGAACAGGTACACTTAGTCTAGTTTTTACATGTTTACAAGGACATATCACAACAAACACGTTAAATAAAACTGCAAGGTAGCATTTTCTGGATACATTAGTTATTTCTTTTCTTAGTcgttttttgaatattttcttttctttggaaTTGCTGAAACGGTACTGGTTGATTTTCTACCTCAACGTACTATGAAAATCAGAGAACTTGCTTCTTCTTTATGGGTATTAGGGTGTGTTGATAAttacataccctggagggtcatgttctctatgacctctttcTTCTCCACGTACTTATGTTCTTGttggattggtatttataattgtagaactgaatattattttgatccttttcagggcaatgtccatgtattgtggctcatatgttgtgattattttattctatcagcagaatggcAGGTTGAGGgtggtatttttttattgtttaatacatatatatatatgtatatatatttttatcatttttattagtattatgttattaatattttattattattattattatatatatatattttatatttaaaatataaattaactggggAGAGTTATTTAgaactagcttcatcatgtatgaggtatctgtctagttcgcatagaaattcgtttttcatccaattcttattaaagaacattattctactatgtaggagtctatctggtatggtttgtatgttcgaatatttgtgaatgaactgagatgatatagttcttggaactatGTATGCAGTTGTGAGAAGTGTATTTTCGactgtttgtagtttggttttaattattttattgcttacagttatccatgatGGAGCTGCATAatttattaaagttctaatataTGTTTCATAGAATTTTAGTATggtatctgtagatgctccactgtttttaccagttagactcctagcatagttagttcttcaccagactttatttttaatttcgttcacatgagtGATcgaagttagttttgaatcataggtcagacctaaaaattttgccgatggggcagtctGGAGTAGTatgccattcatatatatttctggctgttgttttttgtgttttgtcaatttcataaagactacgagttgtatttttgctgtttttatttttattctatatttttgacagcattcacttattctatttagttacAATTGTATGTTAGTAGCtactatcgtgggtgttgcggcacgtttccagactgccacatcatctgcgaactgtgaagagaatccatgattcggatccttcagtggcatattgtttacatacatgatgaagagtatagggctaaccaccccctccctgagggacaccagcttcaggagtgaagtattcagaaaatgttcctcctattttccaaaaagttagataacaggcgaataattcctcgcggtagttccatttcattcattcggaaccttagaccatcgtgccatacagtgtcgaatgctttctcgatattaaGGAAGCAATTTCTAGTTCTTTGAGgagaaaagtttggtttgaatttcgcgcaaagctacacgagggctatctgcactagtcgtcataatttagcactgtaagagtagagggaagtcaacaaatcatcatcacccatcatCTACTCTCGGGTTACTGTtttcccaacaaatagtgggatttatcataactttataatgtttccattgctgaaagggcgagcatgtttgacgtgacagggattcgaacctgcgaccctcagattacgagtcgagtgccttaaccacctggccatgccgggcctagaagaGAGGTTTTCAGAACTATGTTCACCATGTATGTGGTATCTACCGAGATCACACggaaaatcatttttatgcccATTTTTAGCAAAATACTTGATTGCATTATGCAAGAATTTATCGGATAATGTTTCTAagtttgcttatttatttatgtatgaatGCTGATGAAGTGCTGCGCGGTACTTTATATGATGTGATGATgacaaaattttgtattttctgcagtttgtgtagtttttgtgttatttttaaccaggctggacatgcgtattctataatgagttaatgtatgttttgtagatctTTATTATATTATCTGGATAAGTGCATTGATTTTTACCCGATaggcttcttgcataatttgttCATTTCCAGATTGTAGTCACTAGTGTACTGTTATCTGGTATCGTAGACTAagcctaaaaattttgccgaggTAGCAGTCTCTAAAAGTgatccgttcatgtataacttaGGTGGATCTCTTTTTAGTTTACTTAATCTTGTGAATAGTATTACTTGGTTTTcggaatgtttattttattctttgttttttggcAGTATTCCTCTAAGTTGTTTAGAACTGGATTAAGGTTTGTTGCATATATTGTAAGCATATGTGACGCAAAACCTAAGTTTAGGTCCGATAGTGGCACATTACCCACGTATATGATAAATAAGACAGGGCTAACtaccgtgatgacgagaaaacccacttgtagagaaaattatatatttataaacggcTGGCATGGATAGAGAAGGCTCTAGCAGAGGAGCGAAAAACGTTTCAACCTTATTcagtcatcgttaggttcacaaagaatgaaagggttactgaccggtagctcaCCACATGCTTGAAGGCGGTTGTgcaattgagtgtaggaatgtaaatGGCGTGCTTAGATactggatatatttattaatataggtataaaagtgttcctgtCTCATTATAGCCTTATTTCCTGAATAGTGGTGTCTCTTTACATTAATGACAAATAACATTGGAGATGCAAAACAAGAAGAACAACTtgcaaattagaaattatttatctgattatttaattaagtatatGACGTTTGTGTTTGTCACAGAAGAAATTATACTTTTAAGTAAATAGCTTAATACTTCattataccacaaaatattttatgaatgtaatCCGAAGTTTTTATTGGAGTTGTTGGGCTCGTGCCGTGGAGTGGCTCCACTGTGACGTCATCGTCTGGATCAACAAAATAAACGAAGGAGCTTCTTTCACGTCGTCTTTGAGCTTCATCATTTGGAACAAGAAATCGATGAAACTTTAACATCGAAGTGGTAATGACTGACTCTTTTTCTTCCAGTTTGTTACTTGAATGAcatcacaaagaaacaaaactcagCTCTTAATATGCTAGTTTTATCCCAGTGTATAGTGAAAAACGTTGACTGACAATTGTATTGTTAGTATATTAACCAAATGGTTTCCCTTTCATTGTCAAAAATCCTAACAATATaagaatagtaaaataatttacaaaagacATTTGAATGTCACATGGGAAAGGAGACTCATGTTATTTGTGTCTCATTCAGACGTTGTTTATTTTTGGTGCTTGATATTTTAGAAAGACGTACCGAACATAAAGTACATTATCTACTCACTGTTGCTGGATATAGTCCATTACTCCAGATGGATAGCAAGTCTGCAACAAGAACCAGAACAGTACCTTTTATTCGAGTGGCCTGGATCCATTCTCCTGACTTAGTCTTCAGCTGTAAGATAGTAGCATTGTGAAACGTCCAGAGTAAGTATATCACAATAGTACTATTAAATCGATTCTTAGAATACTTAAATATTCAACTCACGAGTACCTGTTACTATGAATAACATAAagactgctggccaaaatcttaaggccaatgaacataaagaaaaaatatacattttgcgttgttatttgagtagagctttgaaagatgaaaataagaacagggaaaataaaattaaacaactttttttagtattcaataggaaaaatgtgaatactatgaaattagcctaaatactagctggataaaagtttaagaacataaggaaaaaatatgcattttgcgttgtttgactcaaccacttatttgagtagagcttcgaaagatgaacataaaaaaaagggaaaataaaaatgaaaaaactttttcaacatttaatataaaatgcgAACACTATGAAGACGCCAAAACACAAGCTGgtgaaaagtttaaaaccatactgaaacgaataGTTAATTGATAAACACCTAAAGAAATTTAGTTATTcgtgttcaaacattagcgttgtcaacatctcccactgacatcttctctgttacattgggtaaaaacattgcaaaggctaaaaagttgacagaatttgaacgttGCAGAATCGTCGAGTTGAGATCTTTCTCAACTTGCTATccctggtgagattgggtgttgTAAAATTCTTGTTGCAAATCTCTTAAAAGACCCTAGGATACaaaacgagaattttaagtgttCGGCTTAAGAACTATTCGCCGGCGTAAAGCAGAAatattcgacgggttgtccggcaagacaccagccgatcgtcgaaccagattaaggcccttacggacgcagaatgcatctcaagaacaataagacagcatctacggtTAAACTTTGCTcagaagcactaaacatgggacgtgaaaaagtggaagaagattgTGTtgtctgatgagaaaaaatttaacctgaatgatccagatggcttccaacgttactggcattaTAAGGATATCCCGCCAGAgtcattttctacacgacacagtggaggatgtTTCATCATGATCttaggtgctttctccttccatggaacaatggagcttcaggatATACAGGGgagtcaaacagcagctggctgcatTGGCATGTTCGAGtcagcattcttattgactgaaggcccttgcttatgtggaaatgactggatctctCAGCAAAACAACGCTGCAATCCGCAATCCCCGCAACACAAAGGAATTTTTAATGGCGATATCTTGATTCCTTtagaccattcagcgtgttcgcccgaactgaactccgTTGAAAATGAttaggggtggatggcaagggaagtctatagaattggacgtcaattccaaacagtgcatgatttttgTGAAACCATTTTCACCACCTGGAATAACGttccagccagccttttgcaaacgcttatatcaaccatacCAAACCGAATGTTTGCAGtcattcgcaatgacggccgtgcaactcactactgagacctcttgttgggtattttctactttgtttaggacttttttttggtatggtcttaaacttttgaccagctagtattaaggccaatttcatagtgttcatatttaccctattaaatgctaaaaagttttttatttttattttcttattttcatcttttgagtctaacaatgcaaaatgaatatatttttatgttcattggtcttaagattttggccagcagtatatataaGCACACAGGTCTAGAATCGCAACAAGAAATATGGTTtcgtttgtttcaaaataaaaatgccAAATGCGCAATGCAAACGTCGGGGTTCTGGGACCAAATTATAGCTTTAATAGTCTACATGTCTGTCGTTGATCTAACGAGAGACACAACAGAAGAGAATAAGTCACGGTCTTTATTATGTCTCCATCTTTAGGTCTATAGATGATCTTACAAGTACTTCGCCCGATAGGGtcggaaaaacaaaataatgaacgCTAAGCCTCTCGAggaaactgtttgtttataagttgACCAACTGACccaaagaaatgtttatttccaTGGTGTGGATATTTTCAGCTCAGTTCATGTGATGCCCTTTGACGTGTTTTAAGTAACGGACTGAATATTTGGAAAGTGTGGACCATTTCTTTTACAGCTGACCTGTCTTgtgaaaaaataatgtaatattaagtgaaatagtTGAGTTTCTATATAATTTAATCAACTTCAACAGAACACAAACAGCTTGTATACaattataatacatatgtaaTTTTTCTCTCAGTATCCTCACCTCCATTCCACTACTATCGTCTTGAAACAAGAAAGTTATGGTTCCATGAGGAATTTTCACATCTCCCACAGGAGGATAATACAACATTCGGAAGGATACATCTTTTGTATTTCGTCGGTGTTTGTGACGTTTCAAGAAGAAATCTTCCTCTACacctgtatttaatgtgtaagaAATGTCAAAATAGggaactattaataataaaatgtactcAATTCCTTCGTTTCAATCTTCTGAAGATTGTactgaagacaaaaaaaaaaatagaatgtgGGCAAATTTTCATAAAAGTTCGATGACAAATTAGATCTACAGATCCAGATCTGAGAAGAatgttaataaaatcatttaaaatgtacataaaacaaaGACATCAACAAACTTAATGGATGTTTCTCAAAGATCAGGAACTAAATTAGATAACTCACCTAATGCTTTTGCCAGAACTTTCAAGAAACGTTCAGCTAAAGTCAGATTGAATGAAATACATTCAAGACATGCTTGTCTCAATCCCGGTGCGTGTTCTTCAGATGGAAAACAAGAATTTTCATTTGTCACTGCGAAAGACTCTTTTATCTCATACTTGACATCTGGGTGGAGACTAAGGTGTagaaaaattgtatttatcttttacagttttctacattttgaataatacacttgtttggaatttcgcacaaaactactcgagggctatctgtgctagccgtctctcatttagcagtgtaagactagaggaaaggcagctagtcatcaccacccaccgccaactcttgggctactattttaccaacgaatagcgggattgaccgtcacattataacgcccccacggctgagagggcgagcatgtttggcgcgcgacgcgggcacgaacccgcgaccctcagattacgaatcgcacgccttacgcgcttggccatgccaggccgaataaTACACAAGCAAAACATTGGAGTTTCTATGAATTAAGCTAAAAACTAGCttgaaaaatggaaataaatacaCCTAAAAGtctaaaaatgaattatatttggATTGCTGGTTTAAGAGGAAGTGTAATATTTGCAAGAAAGTTGGATTTTAAAAGCTAATAATCTGGAAACATTCacctaaatatcaaaatattatttaaaccagGTTTATGTATGgatattattgtttaaagaaattGTTATAGTCTCAGAAAAGCAATTTATAATCTATGAATTCGGATGGAgggaataatttaaaattaaacataagaaataaCTTGAAACTTTAGGTCTTTACATTGCAAGATCTATGTACCAAAACTGTTGGTTATTAAGAGCAAAGCGACACAATTAGCTATCTCTGCTGTATTGA is from Tachypleus tridentatus isolate NWPU-2018 chromosome 2, ASM421037v1, whole genome shotgun sequence and encodes:
- the LOC143235646 gene encoding uncharacterized protein LOC143235646 produces the protein MENISIIDMQEIGVEEDFFLKRHKHRRNTKDVSFRMLYYPPVGDVKIPHGTITFLFQDDSSGMELKTKSGEWIQATRIKGTVLVLVADLLSIWSNGLYPAT